The Alphaproteobacteria bacterium genome contains a region encoding:
- a CDS encoding lectin, with the protein MWGVKFVVVSAFASVLVASGAQAQQTPAPPPLPQAPNMTFFVTGNGPGKGADLGGIEGADQYCQTLAQRHGAGTKTWRAYLSTQEAAGKPAVNARDRIGKGPWQNFKGDVVATSLDDLHSDNNKLGAMTSISERGQIIPGVGFAPNRHDVLTGSTMEGKAFPAGEDRTCRNWTSSTQGAAMVGHIDRRGLRDDAASKSWNSSHPSRGPDGGCSQADLRGTGGDGLLYCFAAN; encoded by the coding sequence ATGTGGGGCGTGAAGTTCGTTGTCGTCTCGGCGTTCGCATCGGTACTCGTTGCGTCGGGTGCACAGGCGCAGCAAACGCCGGCGCCGCCGCCGCTGCCGCAGGCGCCGAACATGACATTCTTCGTCACCGGCAACGGCCCCGGCAAGGGCGCCGACCTTGGTGGCATTGAGGGCGCCGATCAGTATTGCCAGACGCTGGCGCAACGCCACGGAGCCGGCACCAAGACCTGGCGCGCCTATCTCAGCACGCAGGAAGCCGCCGGCAAGCCCGCGGTAAATGCACGCGACCGCATCGGCAAAGGGCCGTGGCAGAATTTCAAGGGTGACGTCGTCGCGACCAGCCTCGACGACCTGCATAGCGACAACAACAAACTTGGCGCCATGACGTCGATCTCCGAGCGCGGCCAGATCATTCCGGGCGTCGGCTTTGCGCCGAACCGCCACGACGTGCTGACCGGCTCGACGATGGAAGGCAAAGCGTTCCCGGCCGGCGAGGATCGCACCTGCCGCAACTGGACCAGCAGCACGCAAGGCGCCGCGATGGTCGGACACATCGATCGCCGGGGCCTGCGCGACGATGCCGCGTCGAAGTCCTGGAATTCCTCGCACCCCTCGCGCGGACCCGACGGCGGCTGCAGCCAGGCCGACCTGCGCGGCACCGGCGGCGACGGCCTGCTCTACTGCTTCGCGGCGAACTGA
- a CDS encoding DUF1501 domain-containing protein: MKNFVHASTRRELLGGAGVLFAWPFLPRLARAEGRDPRMLTIILRGGLDGLAAVAPVGDPDWVKLRGDKALLLDGKTPALPLDDFFALNPAMPNFHRMYKAGHATVVHASATSYRERSHFDGQDVLESGLPNPGRADTGWLNRALGGLEPEARVRRDGRAFAVGPVTPLVVRGPTPVMSWTPTRIQPASEDTMARLIDLYHHTDLELARALEGRRDLATIARGGDATVMAPTEGRAIPQGFPAQVRAFFADAAGTAAKFLAREDGPRIGALAFNGWDTHVDEGADAGRLATLLGALDGALAAAEKSMGDVWGETIVTVVTEFGRTARINGTNGTDHGTGTVALLAGGALKGGRVIADWPGLKLANLYEGRDLAATTDLRAVLKGLLKDHLRVTDQALAANVFPGSADVKAMAGLV; this comes from the coding sequence ATGAAGAACTTCGTTCACGCCTCCACGCGCCGTGAACTGCTCGGCGGCGCCGGTGTGCTGTTCGCCTGGCCGTTCCTGCCGAGGCTGGCGCGCGCCGAAGGGCGCGATCCGCGCATGCTGACCATCATTCTGCGCGGCGGGCTGGACGGGCTCGCCGCGGTCGCGCCGGTCGGCGATCCGGACTGGGTGAAGCTGCGCGGCGACAAGGCGCTGCTGCTCGACGGCAAGACGCCGGCGCTGCCGCTCGACGATTTCTTCGCGCTCAATCCCGCGATGCCGAACTTCCATCGCATGTACAAGGCGGGTCACGCGACCGTCGTACACGCGAGCGCGACCTCCTACCGCGAGCGCTCGCACTTCGACGGACAGGACGTGCTGGAAAGCGGTCTGCCCAATCCGGGCCGCGCCGACACCGGCTGGCTCAACCGCGCGCTGGGCGGGCTGGAGCCGGAAGCGCGCGTGCGCCGCGATGGCCGCGCGTTTGCCGTGGGCCCGGTCACCCCGCTGGTGGTGCGTGGTCCGACGCCGGTGATGTCGTGGACGCCGACGCGCATCCAGCCGGCGAGCGAAGATACGATGGCGCGGCTGATCGATCTTTATCATCACACCGATCTGGAACTGGCACGTGCGCTCGAAGGGCGCCGCGACCTCGCAACGATCGCCCGCGGGGGTGACGCGACCGTGATGGCGCCGACCGAGGGCCGGGCGATACCCCAGGGTTTCCCGGCGCAGGTTCGCGCCTTCTTTGCCGATGCGGCGGGTACGGCGGCGAAATTCCTGGCGCGCGAGGACGGCCCGCGCATCGGCGCGCTCGCCTTCAACGGCTGGGACACGCATGTCGATGAAGGCGCGGATGCCGGCCGGCTCGCGACGCTGCTCGGCGCGCTCGACGGTGCGCTCGCCGCGGCCGAGAAGAGCATGGGCGACGTTTGGGGCGAAACGATCGTGACGGTCGTCACCGAGTTCGGCCGCACCGCGCGTATCAACGGCACCAACGGCACCGATCACGGCACCGGCACTGTCGCGCTGCTCGCTGGCGGCGCGCTCAAGGGCGGGCGCGTCATCGCCGACTGGCCGGGGCTCAAGCTCGCGAACCTTTACGAGGGACGCGATCTTGCCGCGACCACCGATCTGCGCGCCGTGCTCAAGGGCCTGCTCAAGGACCACCTGCGCGTCACGGATCAGGCGCTCGCCGCGAACGTGTTCCCGGGCAGCGCCGACGTGAAGGCGATGGCGGGGCTGGTTTAG
- a CDS encoding alpha/beta hydrolase gives MRVDYLEAGETGPVVMLVHSSVSGARQWRRLMEDLKGRFRIRAVNLFGYGNTPPWPNERTQSLGDQARLVEAAVPDGARDIRIIGHSFGGVVAMKAAAWLGDRVTRLILCETNPFYLLAQAGRAQAFAEAMALRDCIKEFGARGEWSVAAERFADYWNGPGSWRDMPAERRAAFAEAIKPNFHEWDAVTSETTPVAQWAADLPAATLMITDPETVLPVREITAILRRACPGWSYEGIAGAGHMAPLTRPDRVNPIIGSFLAA, from the coding sequence ATGCGAGTCGACTACCTCGAAGCAGGCGAGACCGGTCCGGTCGTCATGCTGGTGCACTCCAGTGTTTCGGGCGCGCGGCAGTGGCGCCGCCTGATGGAGGACCTCAAGGGCCGGTTTCGCATCCGCGCCGTCAACCTGTTCGGCTACGGCAACACGCCGCCCTGGCCGAATGAAAGGACGCAGTCGCTCGGCGACCAGGCCCGCCTTGTCGAAGCGGCGGTGCCCGACGGTGCGCGCGACATCCGGATCATTGGCCATTCGTTCGGCGGCGTGGTCGCCATGAAGGCCGCGGCCTGGCTCGGCGATCGCGTCACCAGGCTCATCCTGTGCGAGACCAATCCGTTCTACCTGCTCGCGCAGGCCGGCCGCGCGCAAGCGTTTGCCGAAGCGATGGCGCTGCGCGATTGCATCAAGGAATTCGGAGCACGCGGCGAATGGTCGGTCGCCGCCGAGCGGTTTGCCGACTACTGGAACGGCCCCGGATCGTGGCGCGACATGCCGGCGGAGCGGCGCGCCGCTTTCGCCGAAGCAATCAAGCCGAACTTCCATGAATGGGACGCGGTGACGAGCGAGACCACGCCCGTGGCGCAGTGGGCCGCCGATCTGCCGGCCGCAACGCTGATGATCACCGACCCGGAGACCGTTCTGCCGGTTCGCGAGATCACCGCGATCCTGCGCCGCGCCTGTCCCGGGTGGAGTTACGAAGGTATCGCCGGAGCGGGTCACATGGCGCCGCTGACGCGACCGGACCGCGTCAACCCGATCATCGGTTCGTTCCTGGCGGCCTGA
- a CDS encoding winged helix-turn-helix domain-containing protein, producing the protein MSFQFEDFVLDVDRRELRRAGDLIAVEPQVFDLIDYLVSHRDKVVTRDDLLDAIWNGRVVSESTLSSRINAARRALNDTGEEQRLIRTVARKGLRFVGAVEVAGGKSASAAADTAPSGLQLPDRPAIAVLPFTNLSGEPEQEYFSDGISEDIITALSKLRWFFVIARNSSFIYKGKAVHMRQIAEELGVRYVVEGSVRKEGDRIRITAQLNDVATGSHVWAERYDREMTDVFAVQDEITESIVAAIEPKLYAAESFRAQRKPPDSMDAWDLVMRALSHYWRVTRQDHVVAQALLEKAIAIDPQYGQALGLLATSYMFTAHMGWMDMNDAMPLAERAALDAVRADSEDPWAHNGLGHVHLFARRFDDSLAEFEIALQLNPNFALAQGYYGLSLSYSGRWSEADDAARRALRLSPRDPYSPVYMGIAAYGQYLGGNYDEAIRLSRESLRQRSDFVGAHRVLTAAAGMMGDTAAAAASLQEMRRAQPNISLAWIGGNMPIKLDSDRAHYLEGFRRAGLK; encoded by the coding sequence TTGTCGTTTCAGTTCGAGGATTTCGTGCTGGACGTCGACCGCCGCGAGCTGCGCCGGGCGGGCGACCTCATTGCGGTCGAGCCGCAGGTCTTCGACCTGATCGACTACCTGGTGAGCCATCGTGACAAGGTGGTGACCCGCGACGACCTGCTCGACGCGATCTGGAATGGCCGGGTCGTGTCGGAGTCGACGCTCTCGAGCCGCATCAATGCGGCGCGCCGGGCGCTGAACGATACCGGCGAGGAGCAGCGGCTGATCCGCACCGTCGCGCGCAAGGGTTTGCGCTTTGTCGGCGCCGTGGAGGTCGCCGGCGGGAAGAGCGCATCCGCTGCCGCGGACACGGCGCCATCCGGTTTGCAGCTTCCCGACCGCCCCGCCATTGCGGTGCTGCCGTTCACCAATCTCAGCGGCGAGCCGGAGCAGGAATACTTCTCCGACGGGATCAGCGAGGACATCATCACCGCGCTGTCGAAGCTGCGCTGGTTCTTCGTGATCGCGCGCAACTCGTCGTTCATCTACAAGGGCAAGGCCGTGCACATGCGGCAGATCGCCGAGGAGCTCGGCGTGCGCTACGTGGTCGAAGGCAGCGTGCGCAAGGAGGGCGACCGCATCCGCATCACCGCCCAGCTCAATGACGTCGCGACCGGCAGCCATGTGTGGGCCGAGCGCTACGACCGCGAGATGACCGACGTGTTCGCCGTGCAGGACGAGATCACGGAGAGCATCGTCGCGGCGATCGAGCCGAAGCTCTACGCGGCGGAGAGCTTTCGCGCGCAGCGCAAGCCGCCCGACAGCATGGATGCCTGGGACCTGGTGATGCGCGCGCTGTCGCACTACTGGCGCGTGACGCGGCAGGACCATGTCGTCGCGCAGGCGCTTCTGGAAAAGGCGATCGCGATCGACCCGCAATACGGGCAGGCGCTCGGCCTGCTGGCGACGAGCTACATGTTCACCGCGCACATGGGCTGGATGGACATGAACGACGCAATGCCGCTCGCCGAGCGCGCCGCCCTCGATGCGGTCCGCGCCGACAGCGAGGATCCGTGGGCGCACAACGGGCTCGGGCACGTACATCTGTTCGCGCGCCGTTTCGACGATTCGCTGGCCGAATTCGAGATCGCGCTCCAGCTCAACCCGAACTTCGCGCTGGCACAGGGCTATTACGGGCTGTCGCTCTCCTACAGCGGGCGCTGGAGCGAGGCCGACGACGCGGCGCGCCGCGCGCTGCGCCTAAGCCCGCGCGATCCTTATTCGCCCGTCTACATGGGGATCGCGGCGTACGGCCAGTACCTCGGTGGCAACTATGACGAGGCGATCCGGTTGTCACGCGAGTCGTTGCGCCAGCGCAGCGACTTCGTCGGAGCGCATCGTGTGCTCACCGCCGCGGCCGGCATGATGGGCGATACGGCAGCCGCTGCCGCATCGCTGCAGGAAATGCGGCGGGCGCAGCCGAACATCTCGCTTGCCTGGATCGGCGGCAACATGCCGATCAAGCTCGACAGCGACCGCGCGCATTATCTCGAAGGGTTTCGGCGCGCCGGGTTGAAGTGA
- a CDS encoding class I SAM-dependent methyltransferase codes for MGIPAELLADCRVCASRNELVKNLPGQARVAEVGTYRGDFARHILSACDPAELHLIDIDMSLLDPVVAKDSRVSIHQGPSQDMLARLPDDHFDWIYIDGDHSYEGASGDARVAASKVKPGGYLVFNDFAHADPYLGAYGVHRAVVEFAVTRGWKFAWWAYEPNGLYDVALQRP; via the coding sequence ATGGGAATTCCGGCAGAGCTGCTGGCGGATTGCCGCGTCTGCGCGTCGCGCAACGAGCTGGTGAAGAACTTGCCGGGGCAGGCGCGCGTCGCCGAAGTTGGGACCTATCGCGGCGACTTCGCGCGGCACATCCTGTCGGCCTGCGATCCGGCCGAGCTTCATCTGATCGATATCGACATGTCGTTGCTCGACCCGGTCGTCGCAAAGGACAGCCGCGTCTCGATCCATCAGGGCCCGTCGCAAGACATGCTGGCGCGGTTGCCGGATGATCATTTCGACTGGATCTACATCGACGGCGACCACTCCTACGAAGGCGCGAGCGGCGACGCGCGCGTTGCGGCGAGCAAAGTGAAGCCGGGCGGCTATCTGGTGTTCAACGATTTCGCGCACGCCGATCCGTATCTGGGCGCCTACGGCGTGCATCGTGCCGTGGTCGAATTCGCCGTCACGCGCGGCTGGAAATTTGCCTGGTGGGCCTACGAGCCGAATGGGCTTTATGACGTGGCGCTGCAACGACCCTAG
- a CDS encoding tripartite tricarboxylate transporter substrate binding protein: MKLPRRGFLTACAVLASGSRVAWAQAYPTRPVRVVVPFAPGGPTDIFARLIVQKLSDQLGKQFYIENVGGASGGIGTVQVAKAAPDGYTILFNVNSFAINPIFFDKVTYDPFRDFEFVTLAATNDVVFAVHPSVPAKTVAEFVAFAKSQDSRFTFSSGGAGSVTHLVGAQFGQSVGLDVVHVPYPGAGPAVAAAVAGHVPAVFSSTPPVVPHILDGRLRALAVTGKARSPSLPDVPTMAEAGFAETKGDQWVGVFAPAKTPKDIIAVLHRELAKALASPDIKERFAQIGFTPVGSTPEELAALIKSDTENWSKVIRAGHLKPD, encoded by the coding sequence ATGAAGCTTCCTCGTCGCGGGTTTCTGACGGCGTGCGCGGTATTGGCGTCCGGATCGCGGGTCGCCTGGGCGCAGGCCTATCCCACAAGGCCCGTGCGCGTGGTCGTGCCGTTCGCGCCAGGCGGTCCGACGGATATTTTCGCGCGGCTGATCGTACAGAAGTTGAGCGACCAACTCGGCAAGCAGTTCTATATCGAGAACGTCGGCGGTGCGAGCGGCGGCATCGGTACCGTGCAGGTCGCGAAGGCGGCGCCCGACGGCTACACCATTCTGTTCAACGTCAACAGCTTCGCGATCAATCCGATCTTCTTCGACAAGGTGACCTACGATCCATTCCGGGACTTCGAGTTCGTCACGCTGGCGGCGACGAACGACGTCGTGTTTGCCGTGCATCCATCCGTGCCGGCAAAGACGGTGGCAGAGTTCGTCGCATTCGCCAAGAGCCAGGACTCGCGGTTCACCTTCAGCTCCGGCGGGGCAGGATCGGTGACGCATCTTGTCGGCGCGCAGTTCGGGCAGTCGGTTGGCCTCGATGTCGTGCACGTCCCCTATCCGGGCGCCGGGCCGGCGGTCGCAGCGGCGGTAGCCGGCCATGTCCCGGCGGTGTTCAGCTCGACGCCGCCCGTGGTGCCGCACATCCTCGATGGCAGGCTGCGCGCGCTGGCGGTGACCGGCAAAGCGCGCTCGCCATCGCTGCCCGATGTGCCGACCATGGCGGAGGCTGGTTTCGCCGAAACCAAGGGCGATCAGTGGGTCGGCGTGTTTGCGCCGGCCAAAACGCCGAAGGACATTATCGCCGTGCTGCATCGCGAACTCGCCAAGGCGCTGGCGAGCCCGGATATCAAGGAGCGCTTTGCGCAGATCGGCTTCACGCCGGTCGGCAGCACCCCGGAAGAGCTCGCAGCGCTGATCAAGAGCGACACCGAGAACTGGAGCAAGGTGATCCGCGCCGGACACCTGAAGCCGGATTGA
- a CDS encoding DUF1800 family protein, translating to MSLDAKGAAALALHRFGLGPRAGSIAAIASDPRGALLEEIEKPGAGQIADKDMLTAPQAARLAFSYNQEQQAKRISARISTEQRQTTMAVMTPEDSKPDDTAMMTVPGAGEPQQATPPQQNVNREIVRRTSAAINAEIGFAERLVWFWSNHFCVSADIVTNMAGAYEREAIRAHVLGKFSDMLLAAESHPAMLVYLDNFRSVGPMSVAGLLNKIGLNENLGREILELHTLGVRSVYTQEDVYRFAKTITGWTLRPMATDLERGNEFMFNPRRHEPGPQTILGKTYPEGGVEQGQAVLADLARHPATAAHVSFKLARHFSADEPSPALVERLSKRFLDTDGDLKEMAKALIEAPETWDEQRLKLKRPSEWLIACWRAIGAGPAEARRILDSHAYLGERFWRPSAPKGFADEQSAWIDGLSQRLDIANRIGELVQARIEPEALLENSLGPLASEETRKVVARAESRPQAITLTLMAPEFQRR from the coding sequence ATGTCCCTGGACGCGAAAGGTGCGGCCGCGCTGGCCTTGCATCGGTTCGGCCTTGGTCCGCGCGCTGGATCGATTGCGGCGATCGCCTCCGATCCGCGCGGCGCGCTGCTCGAGGAGATCGAGAAGCCGGGCGCCGGGCAGATTGCCGACAAAGACATGCTGACGGCGCCGCAGGCTGCGCGGCTTGCCTTCAGCTACAACCAGGAACAACAGGCGAAGCGCATCTCGGCGCGCATCAGCACCGAGCAGCGTCAAACCACCATGGCGGTGATGACTCCGGAAGACTCCAAGCCGGACGACACCGCCATGATGACGGTGCCGGGCGCAGGAGAGCCGCAACAGGCCACGCCGCCCCAGCAGAACGTCAACCGCGAGATCGTGAGACGCACCAGCGCGGCGATCAACGCGGAGATCGGTTTCGCCGAACGGCTGGTGTGGTTCTGGTCGAACCATTTCTGCGTTTCGGCGGATATCGTGACCAACATGGCCGGCGCCTACGAGCGCGAAGCGATCCGCGCGCATGTGCTTGGAAAGTTCTCCGACATGCTGCTCGCGGCCGAGAGTCATCCGGCGATGCTGGTCTATCTCGACAACTTCCGCTCGGTCGGGCCGATGTCGGTCGCCGGCCTGCTCAACAAGATCGGGCTGAACGAGAATCTCGGCCGCGAGATTCTCGAACTGCATACGCTCGGCGTACGCTCCGTCTACACGCAGGAGGACGTCTATCGCTTCGCCAAGACGATCACCGGCTGGACGTTGCGGCCGATGGCGACGGATCTCGAGCGCGGCAACGAGTTCATGTTCAATCCGCGCCGGCATGAGCCGGGGCCGCAGACGATCCTCGGCAAGACCTATCCGGAAGGCGGCGTGGAGCAGGGCCAGGCCGTGCTTGCCGATTTGGCGCGCCATCCGGCGACCGCCGCGCACGTCTCGTTCAAGCTTGCACGGCATTTCTCGGCTGACGAGCCGTCGCCGGCGCTGGTCGAGCGTCTGTCGAAGCGCTTCCTCGACACCGACGGCGACCTGAAGGAAATGGCCAAGGCGCTGATCGAGGCGCCGGAAACCTGGGACGAGCAGCGGCTCAAGCTCAAGCGTCCGAGCGAATGGCTGATCGCGTGCTGGCGTGCGATCGGCGCGGGGCCGGCGGAAGCGCGCCGTATTCTCGACAGCCATGCCTATCTGGGCGAGCGCTTCTGGCGCCCGAGCGCGCCGAAGGGATTCGCCGACGAGCAATCGGCCTGGATCGACGGGCTTTCGCAGCGGCTCGATATCGCAAACCGCATCGGCGAACTGGTGCAGGCGCGAATCGAGCCGGAGGCGTTGCTCGAGAATTCGCTTGGGCCGCTCGCCTCGGAAGAAACACGCAAAGTCGTCGCACGCGCCGAAAGCCGGCCGCAGGCGATTACGTTGACCCTGATGGCGCCCGAATTCCAAAGGCGGTGA
- a CDS encoding class I SAM-dependent methyltransferase gives MSATAILEKPAAAQPDLSAVKQRQQGAWSSGDYAVVGTTLQIVGEQLCEALNLRPGSKVLDVAAGNGNVTLAAARRWCDVTSTDYVPALLERGRERATAERLGVEFREADAEALPFADASFDVVVSTFGVMFTPDQDKAAAELMRVCKRGGKIGLANWTPQGFIGQVFKTLGKYMPPPAGVKSPALWGTQARLHEMFAGADMDAQPRMFVFRYKSPQHFLDVFRSYYGPMHKAFGALDAEKGKALAADLIALIGEFNRSDDGTMAVHSEYLEVVVSKR, from the coding sequence ATGTCTGCAACCGCAATCCTCGAAAAACCCGCCGCTGCCCAGCCCGATCTTTCCGCCGTCAAGCAGCGCCAGCAAGGCGCATGGTCGTCCGGCGACTATGCGGTGGTCGGCACCACCTTGCAGATCGTCGGCGAGCAGCTCTGCGAAGCGCTCAACCTGCGCCCCGGCAGCAAGGTCCTCGATGTCGCGGCCGGCAACGGCAATGTCACGCTGGCCGCCGCGCGGCGCTGGTGCGACGTAACCTCGACCGACTATGTGCCGGCCTTGCTCGAGCGCGGACGCGAGCGCGCGACAGCCGAGCGGCTCGGCGTGGAATTTCGCGAGGCCGATGCGGAGGCGCTGCCGTTCGCGGACGCGAGCTTCGATGTCGTGGTCTCGACCTTCGGCGTGATGTTCACGCCCGACCAGGACAAGGCCGCGGCCGAGCTGATGCGCGTATGCAAACGCGGCGGCAAGATCGGCCTCGCCAACTGGACCCCGCAGGGCTTCATCGGCCAGGTGTTCAAGACGCTCGGCAAATACATGCCGCCGCCGGCCGGCGTGAAATCGCCCGCGCTGTGGGGCACGCAGGCACGCCTTCACGAGATGTTCGCCGGGGCTGACATGGATGCGCAGCCGCGCATGTTCGTCTTCCGCTACAAGTCGCCGCAGCATTTCCTCGACGTGTTCCGCTCCTATTACGGACCGATGCACAAGGCGTTCGGTGCGCTCGATGCCGAGAAGGGCAAGGCGCTGGCCGCGGATCTGATCGCGCTCATCGGCGAATTCAACCGCTCCGACGACGGCACCATGGCGGTGCACAGCGAGTATCTCGAGGTCGTCGTCAGCAAGCGCTGA
- a CDS encoding ABC transporter ATP-binding protein: protein MFALFERLLRPTAISDTPEPPPGLIAFYWHFARQAKGLFVALFCAGFVVALLDITIPVFIGRVVTLVTTSKPEEVFAQSWHLLLGMAAVLVIVRPLMIMTQHLTMNQAIAANVGNRIRWQNHWHVVRQSWTFFQNDFAGRIANRVMQTGPAMRESLVALLTAVWFIVVYGTSALILLSAANPWLALPVIAWFAGYIAMLTVFVPRMRDRSKSVSEARSALTGRIVDSYTNILTVKLFARAREEDAYVREAVDDHTGRFHAQLRLNTLFAFTLTSLNAMMVTGTGALAILLWQQGHVSVGVVAMALPMTMQISSASGWVAWQVTGIFENIGVVQEGMMTIARPIGLVDAPDAPPLAVTRGEVEFEGVRFGYGRAPRVGSDGQVHNFPVMDDLTLTVAPGEKVGLVGRSGAGKSTLVNLLLRFFDLEGGRILIDGQDIAYVTQESLRSQISVVTQDTSLLHRSIQDNIRYGRPDATDDEIVAAARLAHAQEFILDLEDWKGRRGYDAQVGERGVKLSGGQRQRIAIARVILKDAPILVLDEATSALDSEVEAAIQQSLGTLIAGKTVIAIAHRLSTIARMDRLIVLDHGRIVEQGKHADLLRANGHYAALWQRQSGGFIDAEEQQAAE from the coding sequence ATGTTCGCGCTGTTCGAACGGCTCTTGCGGCCGACCGCCATCTCCGACACGCCGGAGCCCCCACCGGGGCTGATCGCGTTTTATTGGCATTTCGCGCGCCAGGCCAAAGGCCTGTTCGTCGCGCTGTTTTGCGCCGGTTTCGTCGTCGCGCTGCTCGACATCACGATCCCGGTCTTCATCGGGCGCGTGGTGACGCTCGTCACCACGTCGAAACCAGAGGAAGTGTTCGCGCAATCGTGGCACCTGCTGCTCGGCATGGCCGCCGTGCTGGTGATCGTGCGTCCGCTCATGATCATGACGCAGCACCTGACGATGAATCAGGCGATTGCGGCGAACGTCGGTAACCGCATCCGCTGGCAGAACCATTGGCATGTGGTGCGCCAGTCGTGGACGTTCTTCCAGAACGATTTCGCCGGACGCATCGCGAACCGCGTGATGCAGACCGGCCCGGCGATGCGCGAGAGCCTGGTCGCACTGCTGACCGCCGTGTGGTTCATCGTCGTCTACGGAACCAGCGCGCTGATCCTGCTCTCCGCGGCCAATCCGTGGCTTGCGCTGCCGGTGATCGCGTGGTTTGCGGGCTACATCGCGATGCTGACGGTGTTCGTGCCGCGGATGCGCGACCGCTCGAAGAGCGTGTCCGAAGCGCGCTCCGCGCTCACCGGCCGCATCGTCGACAGCTACACGAACATCCTGACCGTGAAGCTGTTCGCGCGCGCGCGCGAGGAAGACGCCTATGTGCGCGAGGCGGTCGACGATCACACCGGCCGCTTCCATGCGCAGCTTCGGCTCAACACGCTGTTTGCCTTCACGCTCACATCGCTCAACGCGATGATGGTCACCGGCACCGGCGCGCTCGCGATCCTGCTGTGGCAGCAGGGTCATGTGAGTGTCGGCGTCGTCGCGATGGCGCTGCCGATGACAATGCAGATCAGCAGCGCATCGGGCTGGGTCGCCTGGCAGGTGACCGGCATCTTCGAGAACATCGGCGTCGTGCAGGAAGGCATGATGACGATCGCGCGGCCGATCGGGCTCGTCGACGCGCCCGACGCGCCGCCGCTCGCCGTCACACGCGGCGAGGTCGAGTTCGAGGGCGTGCGCTTCGGCTATGGCCGCGCGCCACGCGTCGGCAGCGATGGGCAGGTGCATAATTTTCCCGTCATGGACGACCTGACGCTCACCGTCGCACCGGGCGAGAAGGTCGGACTCGTCGGCCGTTCGGGCGCGGGCAAGTCCACGCTGGTCAATCTGCTGCTGCGCTTCTTCGACCTGGAAGGCGGCCGCATCCTGATCGACGGGCAGGACATCGCATACGTCACGCAGGAGAGCCTGCGTTCGCAGATTTCGGTGGTCACGCAGGATACCTCGCTGCTGCATCGCTCGATCCAAGACAACATCCGGTATGGGCGGCCCGATGCGACCGACGACGAGATCGTCGCGGCAGCGCGGCTCGCGCATGCGCAGGAGTTCATCCTCGATCTGGAGGACTGGAAAGGCCGGCGCGGCTACGACGCGCAGGTCGGCGAGCGCGGCGTGAAGCTGTCAGGCGGGCAGCGCCAGCGCATTGCGATCGCGCGCGTGATCCTGAAAGACGCGCCGATCCTGGTGCTCGACGAGGCGACCTCAGCACTCGACAGCGAAGTGGAGGCCGCGATCCAGCAAAGCCTCGGCACGCTGATCGCCGGCAAGACCGTGATCGCCATCGCGCACCGGCTCTCCACCATCGCGCGTATGGACCGGCTGATCGTGCTCGATCATGGCCGTATCGTCGAGCAGGGCAAGCACGCTGACCTGCTGCGCGCGAACGGGCATTACGCGGCGCTGTGGCAGCGCCAGTCCGGCGGCTTCATCGATGCCGAGGAACAGCAGGCGGCGGAGTAG